In the Candidatus Acidiferrales bacterium genome, one interval contains:
- the panC gene encoding pantoate--beta-alanine ligase, with amino-acid sequence MEIIRTVEWMKQSSRTAEGAGRVIGFVPTMGALHEGHLSLLRAAKQQCSPVVVSIFVNPKQFGPSEDFEKYPRAFETDCAQLENLGVDYLFAPDAPAIYPPEFRSTVRVEGLSEKWEGRVRPGHFQGVTTIVLKLFEIVRPRFAYFGRKDAQQARIIRQMVSDLNLDCEIVVCPIVREADGLAMSSRNAYLSAAERRAATILSGSLAAIRSEIERGERACAPLLEKFRTAITAEPLAKLDYAEIVDADSFEPLQFLRNDCLVLVAAKFGATRLIDNMLVRILPKDGEHREECVVSL; translated from the coding sequence ATGGAAATCATCCGCACAGTCGAATGGATGAAACAATCGTCGCGAACGGCCGAAGGCGCCGGGCGCGTCATCGGCTTTGTGCCTACGATGGGAGCGTTGCACGAAGGCCATCTTTCGCTCCTCCGCGCGGCCAAGCAGCAGTGCTCTCCCGTCGTCGTTTCGATTTTTGTGAATCCCAAACAGTTTGGTCCAAGCGAGGATTTTGAAAAATATCCGCGCGCTTTCGAAACGGACTGCGCGCAGCTCGAAAATCTCGGCGTCGATTATCTTTTCGCGCCGGATGCGCCTGCGATATATCCGCCGGAATTTCGCAGCACAGTCCGCGTCGAAGGTTTGAGCGAAAAATGGGAAGGCCGCGTTCGCCCCGGGCATTTTCAGGGCGTCACGACGATTGTCCTGAAGCTTTTCGAAATCGTCCGACCGCGCTTCGCCTATTTCGGCCGCAAGGATGCGCAACAGGCGCGCATCATTCGCCAGATGGTTTCCGATTTGAATCTGGATTGTGAAATTGTTGTTTGTCCCATCGTGCGCGAGGCCGATGGTTTGGCCATGTCTTCGCGCAATGCGTATCTGAGCGCCGCCGAACGCCGCGCCGCCACGATTCTTTCCGGCTCTCTCGCCGCGATACGCAGTGAAATCGAACGCGGCGAGCGCGCCTGCGCGCCACTGCTCGAAAAGTTTCGCACCGCCATCACCGCTGAACCGCTCGCCAAACTGGATTACGCGGAAATCGTTGATGCGGACTCTTTCGAGCCGCTGCAATTTCTGCGCAATGACTGCCTGGTTCTCGTTGCCGCGAAATTCGGTGCGACGCGCCTGATCGACAACATGCTCGTTCGTATCCTGCCGAAAGATGGCGAGCACCGCGAAGAATGCGTCGTTTCACTATGA
- the panB gene encoding 3-methyl-2-oxobutanoate hydroxymethyltransferase yields MSAVPPAGKNAGNGKITVPDILHRKSSADSTDTRQKITCLTAYDYPTAHLLDEAGVDILLVGDSLGMVVLGYETTLPVTPEEMLVFTKAVRRGAHRALLVADMPFGSFHVSLDDSVRQALRLVKEGGVDAVKIEGGEKRMEMIARLVDSEIPVMAHIGLTPQSVLEFGGFRVQGKTPDAAERLLRDARAVEAAGAFSVVLESVPRELAARITRELRIPTIGIGAGPDCDGQVLVFHDMVGLTLGGSPKFARRYVNIGEQISRAARTFCEDVRSGNFPSDAESFHAPQLGAQPKTHIH; encoded by the coding sequence ATGAGCGCAGTACCTCCTGCAGGCAAAAATGCAGGCAACGGAAAAATCACCGTGCCTGACATTCTTCACCGCAAAAGTTCCGCCGATTCCACAGACACGCGGCAAAAAATCACCTGCCTTACGGCTTATGACTATCCCACCGCGCATCTGCTCGACGAAGCTGGCGTCGATATTCTCCTCGTCGGCGATTCGCTCGGCATGGTCGTGCTCGGCTATGAAACCACGCTGCCCGTCACGCCCGAAGAAATGCTCGTCTTCACGAAAGCCGTGCGCCGCGGCGCGCATCGAGCGCTGCTCGTCGCCGACATGCCTTTCGGCAGCTTTCACGTTTCGCTCGACGATTCCGTGCGCCAGGCCCTGCGCCTCGTGAAAGAAGGCGGCGTCGACGCCGTGAAAATCGAAGGCGGCGAAAAGCGCATGGAGATGATCGCGCGCCTTGTCGATTCTGAAATTCCCGTGATGGCTCACATCGGCCTCACGCCGCAATCCGTTCTCGAATTCGGCGGTTTTCGCGTGCAGGGAAAAACTCCCGACGCTGCCGAGCGTCTCCTGCGCGACGCGCGAGCTGTCGAAGCCGCTGGCGCTTTTTCCGTCGTGCTCGAATCCGTGCCGCGCGAACTCGCTGCGCGCATCACGCGCGAATTGCGCATCCCCACCATCGGCATCGGCGCCGGCCCCGATTGCGATGGCCAGGTGCTCGTCTTCCACGACATGGTTGGACTGACGCTGGGCGGCTCGCCGAAATTTGCTCGCCGGTACGTCAATATCGGCGAGCAGATTTCGCGTGCCGCACGTACGTTCTGCGAAGATGTGCGCAGCGGAAATTTTCCTTCCGACGCCGAATCGTTTCACGCACCGCAATTAGGCGCGCAGCCGAAAACGCACATTCACTGA
- a CDS encoding DinB family protein — protein sequence MTLDNVRTLYAYNSWANHRVLDACAPLSAEQLTQNLHSSFPSVRDTLAHIMLAEWLWLERWLGRSPAFPPSDFPDLTAIRARWQTNETDLSAFIQKLTAADLDRAVEYKNTKGNVFSNPMWQMLQHLVNHGTYHRGQITTMLRQLGAAPSTTDLIAFFRERAGKSHN from the coding sequence ATGACCCTCGACAATGTACGGACGCTTTACGCATACAATTCCTGGGCAAACCATCGTGTGCTCGACGCCTGCGCGCCGCTCAGCGCCGAGCAACTCACGCAAAATTTGCACTCCAGTTTCCCTTCCGTGCGCGACACGCTTGCGCACATCATGCTCGCAGAGTGGCTGTGGCTCGAGCGCTGGCTCGGACGCTCGCCGGCTTTTCCTCCCAGTGATTTTCCTGATCTCACGGCGATTCGCGCGCGCTGGCAAACAAACGAAACGGATTTGAGCGCCTTCATACAAAAATTGACGGCGGCGGATCTCGATCGCGCCGTTGAATACAAGAACACGAAAGGCAACGTGTTTTCGAATCCCATGTGGCAGATGCTTCAGCATCTGGTCAATCACGGCACATATCATCGCGGCCAAATCACGACCATGCTTCGCCAGCTCGGCGCCGCTCCTTCGACAACCGATCTCATCGCTTTTTTCCGAGAGCGCGCCGGCAAATCGCACAACTGA
- the bcp gene encoding thioredoxin-dependent thiol peroxidase, producing MREPLKVGERAPEFKLPADDGSTVELSDFRGKNVVLFFFPKALTPGUSNEASEFRDAKKKFEKLNTVILGCSGDSVGLQAKFKAKYNLNFPLLADAKFEAIENYGARRMKSFLGKSFLGIVRMSYWIGPDAKIVHVWDKASAKGHAAEVLEEISKAK from the coding sequence ATGCGGGAACCTTTGAAAGTGGGCGAGCGCGCGCCGGAATTCAAATTGCCGGCAGACGATGGCAGCACGGTGGAACTCAGCGATTTTCGCGGCAAGAATGTCGTGCTGTTCTTTTTCCCCAAGGCGCTGACGCCCGGTTGAAGCAACGAAGCGTCCGAGTTTCGCGACGCGAAGAAAAAATTTGAAAAGCTGAATACCGTGATTCTTGGCTGTAGCGGCGATTCCGTAGGCTTACAGGCGAAATTCAAAGCCAAGTACAATTTGAATTTTCCTCTGCTCGCAGACGCGAAATTCGAAGCCATCGAAAATTACGGCGCGCGAAGAATGAAAAGTTTTCTCGGCAAATCGTTTCTGGGAATCGTGCGCATGTCTTACTGGATCGGCCCGGACGCGAAAATCGTGCACGTGTGGGATAAAGCCAGCGCGAAAGGCCATGCCGCAGAAGTGCTCGAAGAAATTTCCAAAGCAAAATAA